The Glycine soja cultivar W05 chromosome 6, ASM419377v2, whole genome shotgun sequence genome has a window encoding:
- the LOC114416224 gene encoding GDSL esterase/lipase At5g03610-like yields MESLVKQMSVNLKRIHNLGIKKVAVGLLQPIGCLPVLNVISFRTNCIGLLNVISKDHNKMLLKAVQELNKEAADKSVFMTLDLYNSFLSAIETMQKKRAEKSTLMNPLQPCCEGNNLEDSCGSVDDEGSKKYSLCENPKLSFFWDTLHPSQNGWFAVYTQ; encoded by the exons ATGGAATCCCTTGTGAAGCAAATGTCTGTAAATCTTAAACGCATTCACAACTTAGGGATAAAAAAGGTAGCAGTTGGGTTATTACAGCCAATTGGGTGTTTGCCTGTGTTAAATGTGATATCTTTCCGTACGAACTGCATTGGCCTTTTGAACGTGATCTCCAAAGATCACAACAAAATGTTGCTCAAAGCTGTGCAAGAACTCAACAAGGAAGCAGCAGACAAATCAGTTTTCATGACACTGGACCTCTACAACTCCTTCCTCTCTGCAATTGAAACTATGCAGAAAAAGCGTGCAG AAAAGTCTACACTGATGAATCCGTTGCAACCATGCTGTGAGGGAAACAATTTGGAAGATTCATGTGGAAGTGTGGATGACGAAGGATCAAAGAAATACAGTTTATGTGAGAACCCgaaactttctttcttttgggaCACACTTCACCCTTCTCAAAATGGTTGGTTTGCAGTCTACACCCAATAG